In Pseudomonas sp. PDM14, a genomic segment contains:
- the recN gene encoding DNA repair protein RecN, producing the protein MLVHLSVHNYAIVEHLDLELQRGMSVITGETGAGKSIMLDALGLALGDRADSGVVRPGADKADILASFDLDDIPEARTWLGERDLDHDGPCILRRVITSEGRSRGYINGSPCPLGDLKALGELLIDIHSQHEHQSLLKPETHRRLLDEYAGSQELARQVHLAAQRWRQTRQELQRLTSTSDEQRARHQLLSYQLEELDNLALGENELEQLEQEHKTLSNSEQLLGACRQVLELCSENDAGNVLSALTASLNRLTAFSNQPSALGEATNLLASAQIQVEEAIGELNRFLDHFDADPQRQQQLEERLDVIYTLARKHRIQPTELGELQQRLFEELESLNADDQATERLSEELAAYARHFQEKAAELSQLRQQAATRLAAAVQDEMQSLGMPGGRFSIELQTGNADEPQPHGLEQVEFLVSANPGQPIKPLAKVASGGELSRISLAIQVITAQTSRVPTLVFDEVDVGIGGPTAEVVGQLLRRLGERGQVLTVTHLPQVAAQGHQHLFVHKQRDSEETRTAVANLDNVQRIEEVARMLGGVDLTDESLQHARRMVASAQH; encoded by the coding sequence ATGCTGGTGCACCTGTCGGTTCACAACTACGCCATCGTCGAACACCTGGATCTCGAGCTGCAGCGCGGCATGTCGGTGATCACCGGGGAAACCGGTGCAGGCAAGTCGATCATGCTCGACGCCTTGGGCTTGGCCCTCGGCGATCGTGCCGACAGCGGCGTGGTGCGCCCCGGCGCCGACAAGGCCGACATTCTCGCCAGCTTCGACCTCGACGATATTCCCGAAGCGCGCACCTGGCTCGGCGAGCGCGACCTGGACCACGACGGCCCGTGCATCCTGCGCCGGGTCATCACCAGCGAAGGGCGCTCGCGCGGCTACATCAATGGCAGCCCCTGCCCGCTCGGCGACCTCAAGGCGTTGGGCGAGCTGCTGATCGACATCCACAGCCAGCACGAGCACCAATCGCTGCTCAAGCCGGAGACCCACCGCCGCCTGCTCGACGAATATGCTGGCAGCCAGGAACTGGCGCGCCAGGTGCACCTCGCCGCCCAGCGCTGGCGCCAGACCCGCCAGGAACTGCAACGCCTGACCTCGACCAGCGACGAGCAGCGCGCCCGCCATCAGTTGCTCAGCTATCAGCTCGAAGAACTCGACAACCTGGCCCTGGGCGAAAACGAACTGGAGCAACTGGAGCAGGAACACAAGACTCTGAGCAACTCCGAACAACTGCTCGGCGCCTGCCGCCAGGTACTGGAACTGTGCAGCGAGAACGATGCGGGCAACGTGCTCTCCGCCCTGACCGCCAGCCTCAATCGCCTGACCGCATTCAGCAACCAGCCAAGCGCCCTGGGCGAAGCCACCAACCTGCTGGCCAGCGCGCAGATTCAGGTAGAAGAGGCGATCGGCGAACTGAACCGCTTCCTCGACCATTTCGATGCCGACCCACAACGCCAACAGCAACTCGAGGAGCGCCTCGACGTCATCTATACCCTGGCGCGCAAGCACCGCATCCAGCCGACCGAGCTCGGCGAACTGCAACAACGGTTGTTCGAGGAGCTCGAAAGCCTCAACGCCGACGACCAGGCCACCGAACGCCTCAGCGAAGAGCTCGCCGCCTACGCTCGCCACTTCCAGGAGAAGGCCGCAGAACTCAGCCAGCTACGCCAACAGGCCGCCACGCGCCTGGCCGCAGCCGTGCAGGACGAGATGCAGAGCCTGGGCATGCCCGGCGGGCGCTTCAGCATCGAACTGCAGACAGGCAACGCGGACGAACCGCAGCCACATGGTCTGGAGCAGGTGGAGTTTCTGGTCAGCGCCAACCCCGGCCAACCGATCAAACCGCTGGCCAAGGTCGCCTCGGGCGGTGAGCTGTCACGCATCAGCCTGGCGATCCAGGTCATCACCGCACAGACCTCGCGCGTGCCGACCCTGGTGTTCGACGAAGTCGACGTCGGCATCGGTGGCCCGACCGCCGAAGTGGTCGGGCAACTGCTGCGCCGCTTAGGCGAACGCGGCCAAGTGCTGACCGTCACACACCTGCCGCAGGTCGCCGCACAGGGCCATCAACACCTGTTCGTGCACAAGCAGCGCGACAGCGAGGAAACCCGCACGGCGGTGGCCAACCTCGACAACGTGCAGCGCATCGAAGAAGTAGCGCGCATGCTCGGCGGCGTCGACCTCACGGACGAATCGTTGCAGCACGCCCGCAGAATGGTCGCCAGCGCGCAACACTGA
- the fur gene encoding ferric iron uptake transcriptional regulator: protein MVENSELRKAGLKVTLPRVKILQMLDSASSGQRHMSAEDVYKALMEAGEDVGLATVYRVLTQFEAAGLVERHNFDGGHAVFELADGGHHDHMVCVDTGDVIEFFDPEIEKLQKEIVKKHGFELVDHNLVLYVRQKSK from the coding sequence ATGGTTGAAAATAGCGAACTGCGCAAAGCCGGCCTGAAAGTAACCTTGCCGCGCGTGAAAATCCTGCAAATGCTCGACTCCGCCTCCAGCGGCCAGCGCCATATGAGTGCTGAAGATGTCTACAAGGCATTGATGGAAGCCGGTGAAGATGTCGGCCTGGCCACCGTTTACCGGGTTCTGACCCAGTTCGAGGCGGCGGGCCTGGTCGAGCGTCACAACTTCGATGGCGGCCATGCTGTCTTCGAACTGGCAGACGGGGGTCACCACGACCACATGGTCTGCGTCGATACCGGCGATGTCATCGAGTTCTTCGATCCGGAAATCGAGAAGCTGCAGAAAGAGATCGTCAAGAAGCACGGTTTCGAACTGGTCGATCACAATCTGGTGCTCTACGTGCGCCAGAAAAGCAAGTGA
- a CDS encoding outer membrane protein assembly factor BamE yields MQNTKLLLSSLTLVGLFALAGCSFPGVYKIDIQQGNVVTQDMIDQLKPGMTRRQVRFIMGNPLITDTFHAKRWDYLYSIQPGGRQRYQERVSLMFDGNDQLIGLAGDFMPGVSRDQAIMGEDGETRVTPQQPQQETEEPAKPGSLLEQIQREVDQAEPVPVPIPEPLESSPQ; encoded by the coding sequence ATGCAAAACACCAAGCTCTTGCTGTCCAGCCTCACACTCGTGGGTCTGTTCGCACTCGCCGGTTGTTCATTTCCCGGGGTTTATAAAATCGACATCCAGCAGGGCAATGTCGTAACGCAGGACATGATAGACCAGTTGAAGCCCGGAATGACCCGCCGACAAGTGCGGTTTATCATGGGTAACCCGCTGATCACCGACACCTTCCACGCCAAACGCTGGGACTACCTGTACAGCATTCAGCCGGGTGGCCGTCAGCGCTACCAGGAACGTGTGAGCCTGATGTTCGACGGCAACGATCAACTGATCGGCCTGGCCGGCGACTTTATGCCGGGCGTCAGCCGTGACCAGGCGATCATGGGCGAAGACGGCGAAACCCGCGTCACGCCGCAACAACCGCAGCAGGAAACCGAAGAGCCCGCAAAACCTGGCTCGCTGCTCGAACAGATCCAGCGCGAAGTCGACCAGGCCGAACCGGTCCCGGTACCGATTCCGGAACCACTGGAAAGCAGCCCGCAGTAA
- a CDS encoding RnfH family protein codes for MAKPGITVEVAYALVDRQALVSLEFPQGVTAREAVLQSGLGESFPQLDLATAPLGIFGKALAKPEERILEEGERVEIYRPLVADPKEVRKQRAARAALARATEQR; via the coding sequence ATGGCTAAGCCAGGCATCACGGTTGAGGTGGCCTATGCGCTGGTGGACCGGCAGGCGTTGGTCAGCTTGGAGTTTCCGCAGGGTGTGACGGCGCGTGAGGCGGTACTGCAGTCCGGGCTGGGCGAAAGCTTTCCGCAGCTCGATCTGGCAACTGCGCCGCTGGGGATTTTCGGCAAGGCGCTGGCCAAACCGGAGGAGCGCATCCTGGAAGAAGGTGAGCGGGTAGAGATCTACCGGCCTCTGGTGGCCGACCCGAAAGAGGTGCGCAAGCAGCGCGCCGCCCGCGCCGCGTTGGCCAGGGCGACCGAGCAGCGCTGA
- a CDS encoding type II toxin-antitoxin system RatA family toxin — MSTRIQRSALLPYPAQALYDLVNDVAGYPQFLPWCSAAEVLEVSETHMRASLSVAKGGLSQRFMTRNTLVPGKSIEMALEEGPFSQLHGLWEFKALGDKACKISLDMTFDYAGPLVKATLGPLFNQAANTLVDAFCQRAKQLYG, encoded by the coding sequence ATGAGCACCCGAATCCAGCGATCCGCCCTGCTGCCCTATCCGGCGCAGGCGCTCTACGATCTGGTCAATGACGTGGCGGGCTACCCGCAGTTCCTGCCTTGGTGCTCGGCGGCCGAGGTGCTCGAGGTCAGCGAGACGCACATGCGCGCCAGTCTCAGCGTGGCCAAGGGCGGGCTCAGCCAGCGTTTCATGACGCGCAACACGCTGGTGCCGGGCAAGAGCATCGAGATGGCGCTCGAGGAGGGGCCGTTCAGCCAGTTGCACGGGCTGTGGGAGTTCAAGGCGCTGGGCGACAAGGCCTGCAAGATCAGTCTGGACATGACCTTCGATTACGCCGGTCCGCTGGTCAAGGCGACCCTCGGGCCGCTGTTCAACCAGGCGGCGAATACCCTGGTCGACGCTTTCTGCCAGCGGGCCAAGCAGCTTTATGGCTAA
- the smpB gene encoding SsrA-binding protein SmpB has translation MAKQKKHPSGTIALNKKALHDYFVEQKFEAGLALSGWEVKSLRAGKAQLVDSYVLLKDDEAWLMGCHITPLKTASTHVIADPIRTRKLLLNRRELDKLFGAVQQKGYTCVALSIYWKQHLVKCEIALAKGKKDFDKRHTEKERDADREVQRAMRTKGKDD, from the coding sequence ATGGCCAAACAGAAGAAACATCCCTCCGGGACCATCGCGCTGAACAAAAAGGCGCTGCACGATTACTTCGTCGAACAGAAGTTCGAGGCTGGACTCGCCCTGTCCGGCTGGGAAGTGAAGAGCCTGCGCGCAGGCAAGGCACAGCTGGTTGACAGCTACGTGCTGCTCAAGGACGACGAAGCCTGGCTGATGGGGTGTCACATCACTCCGCTGAAGACCGCCAGCACCCACGTCATCGCCGACCCCATTCGTACACGCAAGTTGCTGCTGAACAGACGCGAGCTGGACAAGCTGTTCGGCGCCGTGCAGCAGAAGGGCTACACCTGCGTCGCACTGTCGATCTACTGGAAGCAGCACCTGGTCAAGTGCGAGATCGCCCTGGCCAAGGGCAAGAAGGATTTCGACAAGCGCCACACCGAGAAAGAGCGTGACGCCGACCGCGAAGTCCAGCGCGCCATGCGCACCAAGGGCAAGGACGACTAA
- a CDS encoding FCD domain-containing protein, protein MGFGQVQQRRLSDDIVSQLESLILEGTLKAGERLPAERALAEQFGVSRPSLREAIQKLAAKGLLVSRQGGGNYVAAELGSTFSDPLLHLLESNPDAQRDLLEFRHTLEGSCAYYAARRATEVDHQRLREAFEALQACYAPGSKATRAEEGAADARFHLAIAEASHNAVLLHTIRGLFDLLKHNVVTNIGGMYLQRSETRDMLMQQHRALFEAIIERRAEEAREVSHGHILYVQEVLAEGQQEAKRMARAQRRQGI, encoded by the coding sequence ATGGGGTTTGGTCAGGTACAGCAGCGCCGTCTGTCGGACGATATCGTCAGCCAGCTCGAGTCGCTGATCCTCGAAGGCACGCTCAAGGCCGGCGAACGCCTGCCGGCCGAGCGTGCGCTGGCGGAGCAGTTCGGCGTGTCACGGCCATCGCTGCGCGAAGCAATCCAGAAGCTGGCGGCCAAGGGGTTGCTGGTCAGTCGCCAGGGCGGCGGCAACTATGTCGCCGCGGAGTTGGGCTCGACCTTCAGCGATCCACTGCTGCATCTCCTGGAGAGCAACCCGGATGCGCAGCGCGATCTGCTGGAGTTCCGCCACACGTTGGAAGGTTCATGCGCTTACTACGCGGCGCGGCGGGCGACGGAGGTCGATCATCAGCGTCTGCGTGAGGCCTTCGAAGCGCTGCAGGCCTGCTATGCGCCTGGCAGCAAGGCTACGCGGGCGGAAGAGGGCGCGGCCGATGCGCGCTTTCACCTGGCCATCGCCGAGGCCAGCCACAATGCCGTGCTGCTGCACACCATTCGTGGCCTGTTCGATTTGCTCAAGCACAACGTGGTGACCAACATCGGCGGTATGTACCTGCAGCGCAGCGAAACCCGCGACATGCTGATGCAGCAGCACCGGGCGTTGTTCGAAGCGATCATCGAGCGGCGTGCGGAGGAGGCGCGGGAGGTGTCGCACGGGCACATCCTCTACGTTCAGGAAGTGCTCGCCGAGGGGCAGCAGGAAGCCAAGCGCATGGCGCGCGCGCAGCGCCGCCAGGGCATCTAG
- a CDS encoding lactate permease LctP family transporter — MQTWQQLYTPLGSLGLSALVALIPIVFFFLALAVFRLKGHVAGSITLALSIIVAIFAFQMPADMAFAAAGYGFAYGLWPIAWIIVAAVFLYKLTVKSGQFEIIRSSVLSITDDQRLQVLLIGFSFGAFLEGAAGFGAPVAITAALLVGLGFNPLYAAGLCLIANTAPVAFGALGIPIIVAGQVTGIDAFKIGAMAGRQLPLLSIIVPFWLVAMMDGWRGIKETWPAALVAGVSFAVTQYFTSNYIGPELPDITSALVSLVCLTLFLKVWSPSRAAEPEVVGVSAGGAAIVGGFGGKRSTTPSPYSFGEILKAWSPFLILTVLVTIWTLKPFKALFAAGGSMYSTVFNFAIPHLDQLVIKTAPIVTAATAMPAVFKLDPISATGTAIFFSALVSMLVLKINAKTGLTTFKETLIELKWPILSIGMVLAFAFVTNYSGMSSTLALVLAGTGVLFPFFSPFLGWLGVFLTGSDTSSNALFSSLQATTAHQIGVNDTLLVAANTSGGVTGKMISPQSIAVACAATGMVGKESDLFRFTLKHSLIFAAFVGLITLAQAYWLTGMLVH, encoded by the coding sequence ATGCAAACCTGGCAACAACTCTACACACCGCTCGGCAGCCTCGGCCTGTCCGCGCTGGTCGCGCTCATCCCCATCGTCTTCTTTTTCCTGGCCCTGGCGGTGTTCCGCCTGAAAGGTCATGTCGCCGGCAGCATCACTTTGGCGCTGTCGATCATCGTCGCCATCTTCGCCTTCCAGATGCCCGCCGACATGGCCTTCGCCGCCGCCGGTTACGGTTTCGCCTATGGCCTGTGGCCCATTGCCTGGATCATCGTCGCAGCAGTATTCCTCTACAAACTGACAGTGAAGAGCGGCCAGTTCGAGATCATCCGCAGCTCGGTCCTGTCGATCACCGACGACCAACGCCTGCAGGTGCTGCTGATCGGCTTCTCCTTCGGCGCCTTCCTCGAAGGTGCTGCCGGCTTCGGTGCACCGGTGGCGATCACCGCGGCCCTGCTCGTCGGCCTCGGCTTCAATCCGCTGTACGCCGCTGGCCTGTGCCTGATCGCCAACACCGCACCGGTAGCCTTCGGCGCCCTGGGCATTCCGATCATCGTCGCCGGCCAGGTCACCGGCATTGACGCCTTCAAGATCGGCGCCATGGCAGGCCGTCAGCTACCGCTGCTGTCGATCATCGTGCCGTTCTGGCTGGTGGCGATGATGGACGGCTGGCGTGGCATCAAGGAAACCTGGCCGGCCGCACTGGTCGCCGGTGTCAGCTTTGCCGTCACCCAGTACTTCACGTCCAACTACATCGGCCCGGAACTGCCGGACATCACCTCGGCGCTGGTCAGCCTGGTCTGCCTGACCCTGTTCCTCAAGGTCTGGAGCCCGAGCCGCGCAGCCGAGCCGGAAGTGGTCGGCGTATCGGCCGGCGGTGCAGCCATCGTTGGCGGTTTCGGCGGCAAGCGCAGCACCACGCCTTCGCCATACAGCTTCGGTGAAATCCTCAAGGCCTGGTCGCCGTTCCTGATCCTCACCGTACTGGTCACCATCTGGACCCTGAAACCGTTCAAGGCGCTGTTCGCCGCCGGCGGCTCGATGTACAGCACGGTGTTCAATTTCGCCATCCCGCACCTCGACCAACTGGTGATCAAGACCGCGCCGATCGTCACCGCTGCCACCGCCATGCCGGCCGTGTTCAAGCTCGACCCGATCTCCGCCACCGGCACCGCGATCTTCTTCTCCGCGCTGGTCTCCATGCTGGTGCTGAAGATCAATGCTAAAACTGGTCTGACCACATTCAAGGAAACCCTGATCGAGCTGAAATGGCCGATCCTGTCGATCGGCATGGTGCTGGCGTTCGCCTTCGTCACCAACTACTCGGGCATGTCCAGCACCCTGGCCCTGGTCCTGGCCGGCACCGGCGTGCTGTTCCCGTTCTTCTCGCCATTCCTCGGCTGGCTGGGCGTGTTCCTCACCGGCTCGGATACCTCGTCCAACGCCCTGTTCAGCTCGCTGCAGGCCACCACCGCACACCAGATCGGGGTCAACGACACACTGCTGGTCGCGGCCAACACCAGCGGCGGCGTGACCGGCAAGATGATCTCACCACAATCCATCGCCGTGGCCTGCGCCGCCACCGGCATGGTTGGCAAGGAATCCGATCTGTTCCGCTTCACCCTCAAGCACAGCCTGATCTTCGCCGCCTTCGTCGGCCTGATCACCCTGGCCCAGGCCTACTGGCTGACGGGCATGCTCGTCCATTGA
- the lldD gene encoding FMN-dependent L-lactate dehydrogenase LldD, whose amino-acid sequence MIISASTDYRAAAQRKLPPFLFHYIDGGAYAEYTLKRNVEDLASIALRQRVLRNMSELSLETRLFNETLSMPVALAPVGLTGMYARRGEVQAAQAAAVKGIPFTLSTVSVCPIEEVAPAIDRPMWFQLYVLKDRGFMKNALERAKAAGVTTLVFTVDMPTPGARYRDAHSGMSGTNAAARRMLQAVTHPAWAWDVGVRGRPHDLGNISTYRGNPTGLADYIGWLGANFDPSISWKDLEWIREFWDGPMVIKGILDAEDARDAVRFGADGIVVSNHGGRQLDGVLSSARALPAIADAVKGELAILADSGVRSGLDVVRMIALGADTVMLGRAFVYALAAAGGAGVLNLLDLIEKEMRVAMVLTGAKSISDISADSLVKEL is encoded by the coding sequence ATGATCATTTCTGCCTCTACCGACTACCGCGCCGCTGCCCAGCGCAAGCTGCCGCCGTTCCTGTTCCACTACATCGACGGCGGCGCCTATGCCGAGTACACGCTCAAACGCAATGTCGAGGACCTGGCCAGCATCGCCTTGCGCCAGCGCGTGCTGCGCAACATGTCCGAGCTGAGTCTGGAAACCCGTCTGTTCAACGAAACGCTGTCCATGCCGGTGGCGCTCGCCCCGGTCGGGCTGACCGGCATGTACGCGCGCCGCGGCGAGGTGCAGGCCGCACAGGCGGCCGCGGTGAAGGGCATTCCCTTCACCCTGTCGACCGTTTCGGTGTGTCCGATCGAGGAGGTGGCGCCCGCCATCGACCGGCCGATGTGGTTCCAGCTCTACGTGCTGAAAGATCGCGGCTTCATGAAGAACGCCCTGGAGCGAGCCAAGGCTGCCGGCGTAACCACCCTGGTGTTCACCGTCGACATGCCCACGCCGGGTGCCCGCTACCGCGACGCCCACTCCGGCATGAGCGGCACCAACGCCGCGGCACGCCGCATGCTGCAAGCCGTCACGCACCCGGCCTGGGCCTGGGACGTCGGCGTGCGCGGTCGCCCGCATGACCTCGGCAACATCTCCACCTACCGCGGCAACCCGACCGGCCTGGCCGACTACATCGGCTGGCTCGGCGCCAACTTCGACCCGTCGATCTCCTGGAAAGACCTGGAGTGGATCCGTGAATTCTGGGACGGCCCGATGGTGATCAAGGGCATCCTCGATGCCGAAGACGCCAGGGACGCCGTGCGCTTCGGCGCCGACGGCATCGTCGTGTCCAACCACGGCGGTCGCCAGCTCGACGGCGTACTGTCCAGCGCCCGCGCCCTGCCGGCCATCGCCGACGCGGTGAAAGGCGAACTGGCGATCCTCGCCGACTCCGGCGTACGCAGCGGTCTCGACGTGGTGCGCATGATCGCTCTGGGCGCCGACACCGTGATGCTCGGCCGCGCCTTCGTCTACGCCCTGGCCGCAGCCGGCGGTGCCGGCGTGCTCAACCTGCTCGACCTGATCGAGAAGGAAATGCGCGTGGCCATGGTCCTGACCGGCGCCAAGTCGATCAGCGACATCAGCGCCGACTCGCTGGTCAAGGAGCTCTGA
- the dld gene encoding D-lactate dehydrogenase: MSTISRDALLASLREVVGNDHVLTDEQSTRRFRKGHRTGDGGVLAVVRPGSLLEQWRVLQAAVAADRIVIMQAANTGLTGGSTPDGNNYDREIVLVSTLRITGVQLINDGQQVVCLPGATLDRLEQALAPLGREPHSVIGSSCIGASVLGGVCNNSGGALVRRGPAYTELALYAQVQADGSLELVNHLGIELGDSPEEILTRLQKGEYTPQQVSNEGTGKASDARYGEHVRDVDADTPARFNADPSRLFEASGSAGKLCLFAVRLDTYAKEASSVFYIGSNDPHDLTEVRRHLLTHLPSLPIAGEYIHRTAFDIGEQYGKDTFLVIDRFGTAKVPAAFALKSRVDGFFERFGLRGVADRAIQVLMNLLPSHLPPRMREYRDRFEHHLLVRVSNDSLAATQDFLAEYFAGRSSGAFFACDAEEGRKAFLHRFAIAGAAIRYREAHRSSVEDIVALDIALRRNDRDWVETLPAEMEQQIIHKLYYGHFFCHVFHQDYIIRKGVDPLAMEHRMWTLLDERRAEYPAEHNVGHLYVAKPALAGFYRELDPSNALNPGIGHTSKQKHWGECCDGH, from the coding sequence ATGTCAACCATCAGCCGCGACGCCCTGCTCGCCAGCCTGCGCGAGGTGGTCGGCAACGACCACGTGCTCACCGACGAACAGAGCACCCGGCGCTTTCGCAAGGGCCATCGCACCGGTGACGGCGGCGTGCTCGCCGTGGTCCGCCCCGGTAGCCTGTTGGAGCAGTGGCGCGTGCTGCAGGCCGCCGTGGCGGCCGACCGCATCGTCATCATGCAGGCGGCCAACACCGGCCTGACCGGCGGCTCGACCCCGGACGGCAACAACTACGACCGCGAGATCGTGCTGGTCAGCACCCTGCGCATCACCGGCGTGCAGCTGATCAACGACGGCCAGCAGGTGGTCTGCCTGCCAGGCGCCACCCTCGATCGCCTGGAGCAGGCCCTGGCCCCGCTGGGCCGTGAGCCGCATTCGGTGATCGGTTCCTCGTGCATCGGCGCCTCGGTGCTGGGCGGCGTGTGCAACAACTCCGGCGGTGCCCTGGTCCGCCGCGGCCCGGCCTACACCGAACTGGCGCTGTACGCGCAGGTGCAGGCGGACGGCTCGCTGGAACTGGTCAACCACCTGGGCATCGAGCTGGGCGACAGCCCGGAGGAAATCCTCACCCGCCTGCAGAAAGGCGAGTACACCCCGCAGCAGGTGAGTAACGAAGGCACCGGCAAAGCCTCCGACGCCCGCTACGGCGAGCACGTGCGCGACGTCGACGCCGACACCCCGGCGCGCTTCAACGCCGACCCCTCGCGCCTGTTCGAAGCCTCCGGCTCGGCCGGCAAGCTGTGCCTGTTCGCCGTGCGCCTGGACACCTACGCCAAGGAAGCCAGCTCGGTGTTCTACATCGGCAGCAACGACCCGCACGACCTCACCGAGGTGCGCCGTCACCTGCTCACCCACCTGCCAAGCCTGCCGATCGCCGGTGAATACATCCACCGCACCGCCTTCGACATCGGCGAGCAGTACGGCAAGGACACCTTCCTGGTGATCGACCGTTTCGGCACCGCCAAAGTCCCCGCCGCCTTCGCCCTGAAGAGCCGCGTTGACGGTTTCTTCGAGCGCTTCGGCCTGCGCGGCGTCGCTGACCGGGCGATCCAGGTGCTGATGAACCTGCTACCCAGCCACCTGCCGCCGCGCATGCGCGAGTACCGCGACCGCTTCGAGCATCACCTGCTGGTGCGTGTGTCCAACGACAGCCTGGCGGCCACCCAAGACTTCCTCGCCGAGTACTTCGCCGGCCGCAGCAGCGGCGCCTTCTTCGCCTGTGATGCCGAGGAAGGGCGCAAGGCCTTCCTCCATCGCTTCGCCATCGCCGGCGCGGCGATCCGCTACCGCGAGGCGCACCGCAGCAGCGTGGAAGACATCGTCGCCCTGGACATCGCCCTGCGCCGCAACGATCGCGACTGGGTCGAGACGCTGCCGGCCGAGATGGAGCAGCAGATCATCCACAAGCTCTACTACGGGCACTTCTTCTGCCACGTGTTCCACCAGGACTACATCATCCGCAAGGGCGTCGACCCGCTGGCGATGGAGCACCGCATGTGGACCCTGCTCGACGAGCGCCGCGCCGAGTACCCGGCCGAGCACAACGTCGGCCACCTGTACGTCGCCAAGCCGGCACTGGCGGGTTTCTACCGCGAACTGGACCCAAGCAACGCGCTGAACCCCGGCATCGGCCACACCTCGAAACAAAAGCACTGGGGCGAATGCTGCGACGGGCACTGA